In Acidovorax sp. GBBC 1281, a single window of DNA contains:
- a CDS encoding EAL domain-containing protein has product MTPPPHRPVTAAIARTLLSEAPAVTLMLVVAVLALLLVPVVQLLGSGLQGLHGLEPFLDMVVVLIGLLAVAVSLHMLDDTQQGRANVLVAGLATAAVCNFLHAVLLHQMESMASVTRANVSSYFGLLAHGVEALTLLLFALRVSFHGPGRAWAVASAGVSLVLVWSASSGLPEQFGLAHGERFAMGADALLGGVMAVAAWVMYRVHDTAGRERGRGRRRIMACAAAALALAEFAMLLYPLHPVFVDTFAHALRVLGYALMFQAVFIAGIRMPFARAREAEARLLESERRLQLLGRNLPDSVLYQRVREADGRWHFVHMGDAIERLNGISAQAVVNDATLFFEQMEPQDRLACAASDEASYRTMGVGDSVVRMRVANGQLRWMRMSSTPRPLDKGRVIWDGVLTDVTEQREAQDLSRAHEVQLASLLSHLPGGVSRLDRDLRIVYVNPSQAHWLRRPVDELEGQFLVDVLPADLMAPIQPHFDRALQGETVVFEHRIPKTHGAQFWHTTLVPEVAADGRTVAVVVFAFDLTEQKRMALELTQQRTRLASLVSAIPDVVFLKDANGCYLSCNPVFERFIGRRERDIIGLSDDDLLPAVEAQRVRQLDQRAMAAWQPLVYEETLTFQEDGYEGYFETIKTPIRDLHGHVTGLLGVCRDITDRKKAEQQIELLAFFDALTGLPNRRLLLDRLQRASAVCQRNGQLGALLFIDLDNFKDLNDTLGHDMGDQLLAQVATRLVSCVRATDTVARFGGDEFVVMLENLDAGLTEAATQAEHVADKLLLQLNQPFMLGTQQHYSTPSIGITLFGDQPRSVDELLKRADLAMYQAKAEGRNTQRFFDPEMQAQVHARSHLEADLRQGLARQELAVHYQPIVDHRAQLCGAEALVRWHHPGRGMISPGDFIPLAEQTGLILPLGRFVLESACEQLVRWAEHPDTARLTIAVNVSARQFRQPAFAAEVLETLQRTGANPQRLKLELTESLLLGDIEDAIQRMAQLKKQGVGFSLDDFGTGYSSLSYLKRLPLDQVKIDQGFVRDVLTDPNDAAIVRTILALAKSLDLQVVAEGVETTGQLAFLKLHGCEGFQGYLFGRPSPVAQFERDQQLPGALPTAAEAGMA; this is encoded by the coding sequence ATGACCCCCCCTCCCCACCGTCCGGTCACTGCAGCCATCGCGCGGACGCTTCTGTCGGAGGCGCCCGCGGTCACGCTGATGCTGGTGGTGGCGGTGCTGGCGCTGCTGCTGGTGCCGGTGGTGCAACTGCTGGGCTCGGGCCTGCAGGGGCTGCACGGCCTCGAGCCTTTCCTCGACATGGTGGTGGTGCTCATCGGCCTGCTGGCCGTGGCGGTGTCCCTGCACATGCTCGACGATACGCAGCAAGGCCGCGCCAACGTGCTCGTGGCTGGGCTGGCGACCGCTGCGGTCTGCAATTTCCTTCACGCCGTCCTGCTGCACCAGATGGAAAGCATGGCGTCCGTCACGCGGGCGAATGTCTCTTCCTACTTCGGATTGCTGGCCCATGGGGTCGAGGCGCTGACCCTGCTGCTGTTCGCTTTGCGGGTGTCGTTCCACGGGCCCGGTCGGGCCTGGGCCGTGGCCTCGGCCGGTGTGTCGCTGGTGCTCGTGTGGTCCGCCTCCAGCGGATTGCCCGAGCAGTTCGGGCTGGCGCACGGCGAGCGCTTCGCCATGGGGGCGGACGCGCTGCTCGGAGGCGTCATGGCCGTTGCAGCCTGGGTGATGTACCGGGTGCACGACACCGCCGGCAGGGAGCGCGGCCGGGGGCGCCGGCGCATCATGGCCTGCGCGGCGGCCGCCCTGGCGCTGGCGGAATTCGCCATGCTGCTGTACCCGCTGCATCCGGTTTTCGTCGACACGTTCGCGCACGCCTTGCGCGTGCTGGGGTATGCGCTGATGTTCCAGGCGGTGTTCATCGCCGGCATCCGCATGCCCTTCGCCCGGGCGCGCGAGGCCGAGGCCCGGCTGCTGGAAAGCGAACGCCGCCTGCAGCTGCTGGGCCGCAACCTGCCCGACAGCGTGCTGTACCAGCGCGTGCGCGAGGCGGACGGCCGCTGGCATTTCGTGCACATGGGCGATGCGATCGAGCGCCTGAACGGCATTTCGGCCCAGGCGGTGGTGAACGATGCCACCCTGTTCTTCGAGCAGATGGAGCCGCAGGACCGCCTGGCCTGCGCCGCGTCGGACGAGGCGTCCTACCGCACCATGGGCGTCGGCGACTCGGTGGTGCGCATGCGCGTGGCCAACGGCCAGTTGCGCTGGATGCGGATGAGCTCCACCCCCCGGCCGCTGGACAAGGGCCGCGTGATCTGGGACGGCGTGCTGACCGACGTCACCGAGCAGCGGGAGGCCCAGGACCTGAGCCGCGCGCACGAGGTGCAACTGGCGAGCCTGCTCAGCCACCTGCCGGGCGGCGTCTCGCGGCTGGACCGCGATCTGCGCATCGTGTACGTGAACCCCTCGCAGGCGCACTGGCTGCGCCGCCCGGTCGATGAGCTCGAAGGCCAGTTCCTCGTGGACGTGCTGCCCGCCGACCTGATGGCCCCGATCCAGCCGCATTTCGACCGGGCGCTGCAGGGCGAGACAGTGGTGTTCGAGCACCGCATTCCCAAAACCCATGGTGCCCAGTTCTGGCACACCACGCTGGTGCCGGAAGTCGCCGCCGATGGCCGCACGGTGGCCGTGGTGGTGTTCGCGTTCGACCTGACCGAGCAAAAGCGCATGGCGCTGGAGCTCACGCAGCAGCGCACCCGCCTGGCCAGCCTTGTGAGCGCGATTCCCGACGTGGTGTTCCTCAAGGATGCGAACGGCTGCTACCTGTCGTGCAACCCCGTTTTCGAGCGTTTCATCGGGCGGCGCGAGCGCGACATCATCGGCCTGTCGGACGACGATCTACTACCCGCCGTCGAGGCCCAGCGGGTGCGCCAGCTCGACCAGCGCGCCATGGCTGCCTGGCAGCCACTGGTGTACGAAGAGACCCTCACGTTCCAGGAAGACGGCTACGAGGGCTACTTCGAAACCATCAAGACCCCCATCCGGGACCTGCACGGCCATGTCACCGGGCTGCTGGGCGTGTGCCGTGACATCACCGACCGCAAGAAGGCCGAGCAGCAGATCGAATTGCTGGCCTTCTTCGATGCGCTCACCGGCCTGCCCAACCGCCGCCTGTTGCTGGACCGCCTGCAGCGCGCCAGCGCCGTCTGCCAGCGCAACGGCCAGCTGGGCGCGCTGCTGTTCATCGACCTGGACAACTTCAAGGACCTGAACGACACGCTCGGCCACGACATGGGCGACCAACTGCTGGCGCAGGTGGCCACGCGCCTGGTGTCGTGCGTGCGGGCCACCGACACGGTGGCGCGCTTCGGTGGCGACGAGTTCGTGGTGATGCTGGAAAACCTCGACGCCGGCCTGACCGAGGCGGCCACGCAGGCCGAGCACGTGGCCGACAAGCTCTTGCTGCAGCTCAACCAGCCCTTCATGCTGGGCACGCAGCAGCACTACAGCACGCCGAGCATCGGCATCACGCTGTTCGGCGACCAGCCGCGCAGCGTGGACGAGCTGCTCAAGCGCGCCGACCTGGCCATGTACCAGGCCAAGGCCGAAGGCCGCAACACGCAGCGCTTTTTCGACCCGGAGATGCAGGCCCAGGTGCACGCCCGTTCGCACCTGGAAGCCGACCTGCGCCAGGGGCTGGCCCGCCAGGAACTCGCGGTGCACTACCAGCCCATCGTGGACCACCGCGCGCAGCTGTGCGGCGCCGAAGCCCTGGTGCGCTGGCACCACCCCGGGCGCGGCATGATCAGCCCCGGCGACTTCATCCCGCTGGCCGAGCAGACCGGGCTCATCCTGCCGCTGGGGCGCTTCGTGCTCGAATCGGCGTGCGAGCAACTGGTGCGCTGGGCCGAGCACCCCGACACCGCGCGGCTGACCATCGCCGTCAACGTGAGTGCCCGGCAGTTCCGGCAGCCGGCCTTCGCGGCCGAGGTGCTGGAGACCCTGCAGCGCACGGGCGCCAACCCCCAGCGGCTCAAGCTGGAGCTCACCGAGAGCCTGCTGCTGGGCGACATCGAGGACGCGATCCAGCGCATGGCCCAGCTCAAAAAGCAGGGCGTGGGCTTCTCGCTCGACGACTTCGGCACGGGCTATTCGTCGCTCAGCTACCTGAAGCGCCTGCCGCTGGACCAGGTCAAGATCGACCAGGGCTTCGTGCGCGACGTGCTCACCGATCCCAACGACGCCGCCATCGTGCGCACCATCCTCGCCCTGGCCAAGAGCCTGGACCTGCAGGTGGTCGCCGAAGGGGTGGAAACCACCGGGCAGCTGGCGTTTCTCAAGCTGCACGGCTGTGAAGGCTTCCAGGGCTACCTGTTCGGCCGGCCGAGCCCGGTGGCCCAGTTCGAACGCGACCAGCAATTGCCGGGCGCCCTGCCCACGGCCGCAGAAGCCGGCATGGCATGA
- a CDS encoding aconitate hydratase gives MASMSPPVSRHAFASTLKNFTTGSGKSGKFYSLPALAKQYPSIKRLPVSIRIVLESVLRNCDGRKVTAEHVEQLSRWQPVADRKDEIPFVVSRVVLQDFTGVPLLADLAAMRSVAQRLGKKPKKIEPLVPVDLVVDHSIMVDHYGTKKALDLNMKLEFQRNRERYEFMKWGMQAFDTFGVVPPGFGIVHQVNLEYLARGVHKRADGVYYPDTLVGTDSHTTMINGIGVVGWGVGGIEAEAAMLGQPVYFLTPDVVGFELTGQLREGVTATDLVLTVTEILRQHKVVGKFVEFFGEGTRTLSLPDRATIGNMAPEYGATMGFFPVDEKTIDYFKGTGRTDSEIEAFEAYFRAQGLFGVPLAGEIDYSKIVRLHLGDVTPSLAGPKRPQDRIELGNVSSDFVSLFSKPAAENGFNRPAELLHTRHHIHRGDEGVSEAVPAEKPAPAGGPRFLVEMEHNKPPLAVTHADAAVRLPTKGVDPTIGNGDVLIAAITSCTNTSNPSVLLAAGLLAKKAVEAGLKVRPHIKTSLAPGSRIVTEYLTETGLMPYLEKLGFALAGYGCTTCIGNAGDLAPELNEAITGNDLVCAAVLSGNRNFEARIHPNIKANFLASPPLVVAYAIAGTVLRDLMTEPVGKGKGGRDVYLGDIWPTSDEIHALMRYAMNGKAFRDNYGKVKTDPGALWNNIKGVKGDTYDWPASTYIAEPPFFARFTLEAKERAVGADGSKASESVVGARIMALFGDSITTDHISPAGSIKETSPAGQWLLHNGVMKQDFNSYGARRGNHDVMMRGTFANVRIKNLMIPPTADGSREEGGVTLFQNEGELQGTKMFIFDAAMKYIAQDTPTVIFAGEEYGTGSSRDWAAKGTQLLGIKAVVAKSFERIHRSNLVGMGVLPLQFKAGDSWESLGLTGNETIDVAPDSELTPQSDALLTIRRADGSRQEVTVTLRIDTPIEVDYYRAGGILPYVLRQLLTA, from the coding sequence ATGGCCTCGATGTCACCCCCGGTTTCCCGCCACGCGTTCGCATCCACCCTGAAGAATTTCACGACGGGGTCCGGCAAAAGCGGCAAGTTCTATTCGCTTCCGGCACTGGCCAAGCAATACCCGTCGATCAAACGGCTCCCGGTTTCGATTCGGATCGTTCTGGAATCGGTGCTGCGCAACTGCGATGGCCGCAAGGTCACGGCGGAACACGTGGAGCAGTTGTCGCGCTGGCAGCCGGTCGCCGACCGCAAGGACGAGATTCCCTTCGTCGTGTCGCGCGTGGTGCTGCAGGATTTCACCGGCGTGCCCTTGCTGGCCGATCTGGCCGCCATGCGCAGCGTGGCCCAGCGCCTGGGCAAGAAGCCCAAGAAGATCGAGCCGCTGGTGCCCGTGGACCTGGTGGTGGACCACTCCATCATGGTGGACCACTACGGAACGAAAAAGGCGCTGGACTTGAACATGAAGCTGGAATTCCAGCGCAACCGCGAGCGCTACGAATTCATGAAGTGGGGCATGCAAGCATTCGATACCTTCGGCGTGGTGCCGCCCGGGTTCGGCATCGTCCACCAGGTCAATCTGGAGTATCTGGCGCGGGGGGTGCACAAGAGGGCCGATGGCGTGTACTACCCCGACACGCTGGTGGGCACGGACAGCCACACGACCATGATCAACGGCATCGGCGTGGTGGGCTGGGGCGTGGGGGGCATCGAAGCCGAGGCGGCGATGCTGGGCCAGCCGGTGTATTTCCTGACCCCGGACGTGGTGGGCTTCGAGCTGACCGGCCAGTTGCGCGAAGGCGTGACCGCCACCGACCTGGTGCTGACGGTGACCGAGATCCTGCGCCAGCACAAGGTGGTGGGCAAGTTCGTGGAATTCTTCGGCGAGGGCACGCGCACGCTGTCGCTGCCCGACCGCGCCACCATCGGCAACATGGCACCCGAGTACGGCGCGACGATGGGTTTTTTCCCGGTGGATGAAAAGACCATCGATTACTTCAAGGGCACTGGCCGCACCGACAGCGAGATCGAAGCGTTCGAGGCGTATTTCCGCGCCCAGGGCCTGTTCGGCGTGCCGCTCGCCGGCGAAATCGACTACTCCAAGATCGTGCGCCTGCACCTGGGCGATGTGACTCCCAGCCTCGCCGGACCGAAACGACCCCAGGACCGCATCGAGCTGGGCAACGTGAGCAGCGACTTCGTGTCGCTGTTCAGCAAGCCCGCGGCGGAAAACGGCTTCAACCGCCCGGCCGAACTGCTGCACACGCGGCACCACATCCACCGGGGCGACGAGGGCGTGAGCGAGGCGGTTCCCGCCGAGAAGCCGGCCCCTGCGGGTGGCCCGCGTTTCCTGGTCGAGATGGAGCACAACAAGCCGCCGCTGGCGGTCACGCATGCCGATGCCGCCGTGCGCCTGCCGACCAAGGGGGTGGACCCCACCATCGGCAACGGCGACGTGCTGATCGCCGCCATCACGAGCTGCACCAACACCTCCAATCCGAGCGTGCTGCTGGCCGCCGGCCTGCTGGCCAAGAAGGCCGTGGAGGCCGGCCTGAAAGTGCGGCCGCACATCAAGACCTCGCTCGCGCCCGGCTCCCGCATCGTCACGGAATACCTCACCGAAACCGGTCTGATGCCCTACCTGGAAAAGCTCGGGTTCGCGCTGGCGGGGTATGGCTGCACGACCTGCATCGGCAACGCCGGCGACCTGGCGCCCGAGCTGAACGAGGCCATCACCGGCAACGATCTGGTCTGCGCGGCGGTGCTGTCGGGCAACCGCAATTTCGAGGCCCGCATCCACCCCAACATCAAGGCCAACTTCCTGGCCAGCCCGCCTCTGGTGGTGGCGTACGCGATCGCCGGCACGGTGCTGCGCGACCTCATGACGGAGCCGGTGGGCAAGGGCAAGGGCGGGCGCGACGTGTACCTGGGCGACATCTGGCCCACCAGCGATGAAATCCACGCGCTGATGCGCTACGCCATGAACGGCAAGGCTTTCCGCGACAACTACGGCAAGGTCAAGACCGATCCGGGCGCGCTCTGGAACAACATCAAGGGCGTGAAGGGCGACACCTACGACTGGCCCGCCAGCACCTACATCGCGGAGCCACCCTTCTTCGCGCGGTTCACGCTGGAGGCCAAGGAGCGGGCGGTGGGCGCGGACGGCTCCAAGGCATCGGAGTCGGTCGTGGGCGCACGCATCATGGCGCTGTTCGGCGACTCGATCACCACCGACCACATTTCGCCGGCGGGCTCCATCAAGGAGACCTCGCCCGCCGGGCAGTGGCTGCTGCATAACGGCGTGATGAAGCAGGACTTCAACAGCTACGGCGCGCGCCGCGGCAACCACGATGTGATGATGCGCGGCACCTTCGCCAACGTGCGCATCAAGAACCTGATGATTCCCCCCACCGCCGACGGCTCGCGCGAGGAAGGCGGCGTCACGCTGTTCCAGAACGAGGGGGAGCTGCAGGGCACGAAGATGTTCATCTTCGATGCGGCCATGAAGTACATCGCCCAAGACACCCCCACCGTGATCTTCGCGGGCGAGGAATACGGCACCGGCTCCAGCCGCGACTGGGCGGCCAAGGGTACGCAGCTGTTGGGCATCAAGGCGGTGGTGGCCAAGAGCTTCGAGCGCATCCACCGTTCCAACCTCGTGGGCATGGGCGTGCTGCCCCTGCAGTTCAAGGCGGGCGATTCCTGGGAGTCGCTGGGCCTGACCGGCAACGAGACGATCGACGTGGCTCCGGATTCGGAACTCACCCCGCAAAGCGACGCGCTGCTGACGATTCGCCGGGCCGACGGGTCGCGCCAGGAGGTCACGGTCACGCTGCGCATCGACACGCCGATCGAGGTGGACTACTACCGCGCCGGCGGCATCCTGCCCTATGTGCTCCGGCAGTTGTTGACCGCTTGA